The genome window TCGGCTTATCTGCAACATGCGCTGGGCATGTGGCTGCTGCAACACGGCCAGAGCGAGTATGCGGTGCTCGGTCTGGCAAAAGCCGTGGAACTGGAACCCGAGAACCGGCATTACCGCTATGACCTGGCGACCACCTTGCATGCCGAACAGGAAGTGGAAGCCGCGCAGAAGCAGTTGCAGGAAATCGTCCAGCGCTACCCCGCCGACCGCAAGGCCCGGGTGTTGCTGATCAACTATTGGAAGGAAACCGGTCAGTTGCAGAATGTGCAGATCCTGTTGGCGCAATTGGAACAGTTGAACCCCGATGACCCGGCGCTGCAACAGGGCCTGTAGGAGCTGCCGAAGGCTGCGATCACTCAATTGCCTTCAGCCTCGCTTCGCTCGACAACACCTACAAAGTTTGTGCAGTACACCGCGTTTTATCGATGTAAGCGGAACCGCCATCACCGCCAAAGGTCAAGTGTTCAGGCAGTCGATTTCAGGCGTTACCCCGCCTGCTGCCCACTTCCCTAGTCATGAGAGGGCTATTTTTGTCTACATCTAACGAGTTGATCAGTGCAAAAGCCGCCACCGGCATCGAGGGACTGGACGATATCCTCTCCGGTGGTTTGTCCCGCGGCCATGTGTTCCTGCTCGAGGGCGAACCCGGGACTGGTAAGACCACGGTCGCGTTGCATTTTCTGTTAGCCGGCGCCAAGGCTGGCGAGCGCTCGTTGTACATCACGCTATCGGAAACCGAGCGTGAACTGCGTCAGGGCGCGGCCTCCCACGGGTGGACGCTGGATGACAATATTCATATTTTCGAGCTGACCCCGCCCGAAAGCCTGCTCAATGCCGAGCACCAACAGAGCCTGCTGTATTCCTCGGACCTGGAACTGGGCGAAGCGACGAAGCAGATTTTCGAAGTGGTCGAACGGGTCAAGCCGACCCGGGTCGTGCTCGACAGCCTGTCGGAGATCCGCCTGTTGGCGCAAAGCTCCCTGCGCTATCGTCGGCAGATCCTGGCGATCAAGCATTATTTCGTGCGCTACGACGCCACGGTCCTGTTGCTCGACGACCTGACCACCGAGTCCCTGGACAAGACCGTACACAGCGTTGCCCACGGGGTGGTGCGCCTGGAAGAACTGACCCCCAACTACGGCGCCGAACGGCGGCGGATCCGGGTGGTCAAGTATCGAGGGCAGAAATACCGCGGCGGTTACCATGACTTCACCATCATGGGCGACGGCGTGCACGTCTTCCCGCGCCTGGTCGCCGCCGAACACCGTGGGCAGTACCTGCGCCAGCAACTCTCCAGCGGCATCGGCGAA of Pseudomonas fluorescens contains these proteins:
- a CDS encoding ATPase domain-containing protein codes for the protein MSTSNELISAKAATGIEGLDDILSGGLSRGHVFLLEGEPGTGKTTVALHFLLAGAKAGERSLYITLSETERELRQGAASHGWTLDDNIHIFELTPPESLLNAEHQQSLLYSSDLELGEATKQIFEVVERVKPTRVVLDSLSEIRLLAQSSLRYRRQILAIKHYFVRYDATVLLLDDLTTESLDKTVHSVAHGVVRLEELTPNYGAERRRIRVVKYRGQKYRGGYHDFTIMGDGVHVFPRLVAAEHRGQYLRQQLSSGIGEMDALLGGGIETGSSTLILGPAGTGKSLIALIFAAAAVHRGEKAALFIFDEELGLLFERMKNIGIDLQALLETGNLLIEQVDAAELSPGEFSHRVRRCVDEGNIKTVVIDSINGYQAAMPEENALVLHMHELLLYLNRKGAATFMTVAQHGLVGDMQAPVDITYLADTVILLRYFEALGKVRRAISIIKKRTGSHESTIREYRISGVGMTIGEPLEAFQGVLRGVPTYMGESNPLLKDEHR